The following are from one region of the Dreissena polymorpha isolate Duluth1 chromosome 2, UMN_Dpol_1.0, whole genome shotgun sequence genome:
- the LOC127868135 gene encoding transmembrane protein 104-like isoform X2, which yields MSFLTVTFVTEAMGVANAVLKGGQHVRSVSINDDEVTDERKPLLDPVPTLNAGTSVNIGTSNPFEITERTELGQMAGMFFNRAGILFFNICIAIYLYGDLAIYGAAVPKTLRDISCTYNVPTINSSDCGNSTVLADSDPCWNSSHLTRMGMYRICVAGFFVLLGGFTFFNVQKTKYLQYLTSLSRWIAFGMMIVLAVIRISKKQGQGHPSVATIGGVPNLFGVCVYAFMCHHSLPSLITPIRNKSKLYNLLAADYLLILLFYVLVSFTGIYAFQEIDDLYTLNFFQPDACDESKSITRVKFIQYFLALFPVFTLSTNFPIISITLRNNLKAVCYNEKRPYTFFVDRIVFPLVALIPPFGIALATNKVEFLVGITGSYAGAGIQYIIPALLVFYARRQTAPSMAVENVHRSPFRGYLWIIFVCVWAVLCMIFVTVNHIISRK from the exons ATGAG CTTCCTCACTGTAACCTTTGTGACAGAAGCCATGGGGGTTGCAAATGCTGTGTTAAAGGGTGGTCAGCATGTAAGATCAGTG AGTATCAATGACGATGAGGTTACAGATGAAAGAAAACCTTTACTGGACCCCGTTCCTACACTTAATGCTGGAACTTCAG TGAATATTGGCACGTCAAATCCCTTTGAAATCACAGAAAGAACTGAACTG GGACAAATGGCGGgaatgtttttcaacagagcgGGGATCTTGTTTTTCAACATCTGTATTGCCATATATCTGTACGGCGATCTTGCAATCTACGGAGCAGCCGTGCCCAAGACGTTACGAGATATTTCATG TACATACAACGTGCCGACCATCAACAGCAGCGATTGCGGTAACAGTACGGTCCTCGCTGACAGCGACCCTTGCTGGAACTCCTCCCATCTCACACGGATGGGCATGTACAGGATATGTGTG GCCGGGTTCTTCGTTCTACTTGGCGGATTTACGTTCTTCAATGTTCAGAAGACCAAATACCTTCAGTACTTGACCTCGCTGTCACGTTGGATTG CGTTCGGAATGATGATAGTGCTTGCCGTGATACGCATCTCCAAGaagcaaggtcaaggtcacccatcCGTGGCGACCATTGGCGGTGTACCCAATCTGTTCGGCGTCTGTGTGTACGCATTCATGTGTCACCACTCGCTGCCTTCGCTCATAACCCCCATTAGAAACAAGTCCAAGCTGTACAATTTGCTGGCAGCGGACTATCTGTTGATCCTCCTTTTTTACGTTCTTGTCTCGTTTACGGGTATTTATGCTTTCCAGGAGATAGACGATCTTTACACGCTGAACTTCTTTCAGCCTGATGCATGCGACGAATCGAAATCCATAACCCGCGTGAAATTCATACAATACTTTCTCGCCTTATTTCCCGTATTCACGCTTAGCACAAATTTTCCTATCATCTCCATTACATTACGGAACAATCTGAAAGCGGTATGTTACAATGAAAAAAGGCCGTACACTTTCTTCGTGGACCGAATAGTCTTTCCCTTGGTTGCGCTCATTCCTCCGTTTGGAATTGCTCTTGCGACCAACAAAGTCGAGTTCCTAGTCGGAATTACCGGCTCCTATGCAGGGGCTGGTATCCAGTATATCATCCCGGCTTTGCTGGTGTTTTACGCCAGACGTCAGACGGCACCTTCGATGGCCGTTGAAAACGTGCATCGATCTCCGTTCCGCGGTTATTTGTGGATCATTTTTGTTTGCGTTTGGGCCGTCCTATGTATGATTTTTGTCACCGTGAACCACATTATTAGTAGAAAATGA
- the LOC127868135 gene encoding transmembrane protein 104-like isoform X1, whose translation MAGGGISEAGAQYSRVVGLMYVFNLIVGTGALTMPKAFSEAGWLLSLITIIILSFMSFLTVTFVTEAMGVANAVLKGGQHVRSVSINDDEVTDERKPLLDPVPTLNAGTSVNIGTSNPFEITERTELGQMAGMFFNRAGILFFNICIAIYLYGDLAIYGAAVPKTLRDISCTYNVPTINSSDCGNSTVLADSDPCWNSSHLTRMGMYRICVAGFFVLLGGFTFFNVQKTKYLQYLTSLSRWIAFGMMIVLAVIRISKKQGQGHPSVATIGGVPNLFGVCVYAFMCHHSLPSLITPIRNKSKLYNLLAADYLLILLFYVLVSFTGIYAFQEIDDLYTLNFFQPDACDESKSITRVKFIQYFLALFPVFTLSTNFPIISITLRNNLKAVCYNEKRPYTFFVDRIVFPLVALIPPFGIALATNKVEFLVGITGSYAGAGIQYIIPALLVFYARRQTAPSMAVENVHRSPFRGYLWIIFVCVWAVLCMIFVTVNHIISRK comes from the exons ATGGCGGGTGGAGGGATATCTGAAGCAGGAGCACAATATTCCCGTGTG GTGGGGTTAATGTATGTGTTCAACCTCATTGTCGGTACTGGCGCACTCACAATGCCGAAAGCTTTCTCCGAGGCAGGCTGGCTGCTGAGTCTGATTACCATAATCATACTGTCATTTATGAG CTTCCTCACTGTAACCTTTGTGACAGAAGCCATGGGGGTTGCAAATGCTGTGTTAAAGGGTGGTCAGCATGTAAGATCAGTG AGTATCAATGACGATGAGGTTACAGATGAAAGAAAACCTTTACTGGACCCCGTTCCTACACTTAATGCTGGAACTTCAG TGAATATTGGCACGTCAAATCCCTTTGAAATCACAGAAAGAACTGAACTG GGACAAATGGCGGgaatgtttttcaacagagcgGGGATCTTGTTTTTCAACATCTGTATTGCCATATATCTGTACGGCGATCTTGCAATCTACGGAGCAGCCGTGCCCAAGACGTTACGAGATATTTCATG TACATACAACGTGCCGACCATCAACAGCAGCGATTGCGGTAACAGTACGGTCCTCGCTGACAGCGACCCTTGCTGGAACTCCTCCCATCTCACACGGATGGGCATGTACAGGATATGTGTG GCCGGGTTCTTCGTTCTACTTGGCGGATTTACGTTCTTCAATGTTCAGAAGACCAAATACCTTCAGTACTTGACCTCGCTGTCACGTTGGATTG CGTTCGGAATGATGATAGTGCTTGCCGTGATACGCATCTCCAAGaagcaaggtcaaggtcacccatcCGTGGCGACCATTGGCGGTGTACCCAATCTGTTCGGCGTCTGTGTGTACGCATTCATGTGTCACCACTCGCTGCCTTCGCTCATAACCCCCATTAGAAACAAGTCCAAGCTGTACAATTTGCTGGCAGCGGACTATCTGTTGATCCTCCTTTTTTACGTTCTTGTCTCGTTTACGGGTATTTATGCTTTCCAGGAGATAGACGATCTTTACACGCTGAACTTCTTTCAGCCTGATGCATGCGACGAATCGAAATCCATAACCCGCGTGAAATTCATACAATACTTTCTCGCCTTATTTCCCGTATTCACGCTTAGCACAAATTTTCCTATCATCTCCATTACATTACGGAACAATCTGAAAGCGGTATGTTACAATGAAAAAAGGCCGTACACTTTCTTCGTGGACCGAATAGTCTTTCCCTTGGTTGCGCTCATTCCTCCGTTTGGAATTGCTCTTGCGACCAACAAAGTCGAGTTCCTAGTCGGAATTACCGGCTCCTATGCAGGGGCTGGTATCCAGTATATCATCCCGGCTTTGCTGGTGTTTTACGCCAGACGTCAGACGGCACCTTCGATGGCCGTTGAAAACGTGCATCGATCTCCGTTCCGCGGTTATTTGTGGATCATTTTTGTTTGCGTTTGGGCCGTCCTATGTATGATTTTTGTCACCGTGAACCACATTATTAGTAGAAAATGA